A stretch of the Chlorobiota bacterium genome encodes the following:
- a CDS encoding GNAT family N-acetyltransferase, giving the protein MTEIRKATIKDLKFVVELFDKYRVFYEKESNKQKAEKFISERLRLDDSKIFVVETVDKKLVGFVQLYPIFSSTRMQRLWLLNDLFVDIDYRGKGISKQLIETAKELCKQTNACGLILETAKTNIVGNELYPKVGFSLDKEHNYYSWDNN; this is encoded by the coding sequence ATGACAGAAATTAGAAAAGCGACAATAAAAGACTTAAAATTTGTTGTTGAATTATTTGACAAATACAGGGTATTTTATGAAAAAGAATCGAATAAACAAAAAGCTGAAAAATTTATATCTGAAAGACTTAGATTAGATGATTCTAAAATTTTTGTTGTTGAAACTGTGGACAAAAAATTAGTTGGATTTGTACAATTATATCCGATTTTCTCTTCAACAAGAATGCAAAGACTTTGGCTTTTAAACGATTTGTTTGTAGATATAGATTATAGAGGAAAAGGAATTTCAAAACAGCTTATTGAAACTGCAAAAGAACTTTGTAAACAAACGAATGCTTGCGGATTGATTTTAGAAACTGCAAAAACAAATATTGTTGGAAATGAACTTTATCCAAAAGTTGGTTTTTCGTTGGACAAAGAACATAATTATTATTCTTGGGACAATAACTAA
- a CDS encoding methyltransferase domain-containing protein, producing the protein MENQTPAPIQAFQILGGMMNSFILSSLIKNEVLETIDSGINSIDELAEKCKLDNNVLARTLRYASFIGLVNITSKKYSVSEVGCYFLKNTPGSLYGSANFISAPPWRDSWMNFEHCLKTGNPAFDYVFSQPFFKFLDTNQEFGKPFNHYMTMMTTLVAPVVAESYNFSAFDTICDVGGGQGLLLKALLEKYHHLKGILFDMDTAVKEHVLKDAINRVEIVTGSFFDSIPSADCMVLKTVIHDWSDENAIKILTNCRKNLKPGGKILLVEQIIEEPHTLMSLFYDLHMQVMLGGAERTEQEFKALFESAGLKLNRIVSTKSPMKIIEASF; encoded by the coding sequence ATGGAAAATCAAACACCTGCCCCAATTCAGGCATTTCAGATTCTTGGAGGAATGATGAATTCATTTATACTTTCCTCACTAATTAAAAATGAGGTTCTTGAAACAATTGATTCGGGAATCAATTCAATTGATGAACTTGCCGAAAAATGTAAACTTGATAATAATGTTTTGGCAAGAACTTTACGATATGCTTCATTCATTGGCTTAGTTAACATTACTTCAAAGAAATATTCCGTTTCCGAGGTTGGGTGCTATTTTCTAAAAAATACACCGGGAAGTTTATATGGCTCTGCAAATTTTATAAGTGCCCCACCATGGCGTGATAGCTGGATGAATTTTGAGCATTGCCTAAAAACCGGCAATCCTGCTTTCGATTATGTTTTTAGTCAACCTTTTTTCAAATTTCTTGATACCAATCAGGAATTCGGCAAACCATTTAATCATTACATGACAATGATGACAACCCTAGTTGCTCCCGTTGTGGCTGAATCGTACAACTTCAGCGCTTTCGACACGATTTGTGATGTTGGAGGAGGACAAGGTTTATTGCTTAAAGCCCTTCTTGAGAAATATCACCATTTAAAAGGCATCTTATTCGACATGGATACTGCTGTAAAAGAGCATGTATTAAAAGACGCTATCAATAGAGTTGAAATAGTTACTGGAAGTTTTTTCGACTCCATTCCATCTGCCGATTGCATGGTTCTTAAAACAGTTATTCACGACTGGAGTGATGAAAACGCCATAAAAATACTTACAAACTGCCGTAAAAATCTTAAACCTGGCGGGAAAATTTTACTTGTCGAGCAGATTATTGAAGAACCGCATACTCTCATGTCATTATTTTATGATTTGCACATGCAGGTTATGTTGGGTGGTGCAGAGCGTACTGAACAAGAGTTTAAGGCTCTGTTTGAATCAGCAGGACTGAAACTCAATCGCATTGTTTCGACAAAGTCACCAATGAAAATAATTGAAGCTTCATTTTAA
- a CDS encoding DUF4397 domain-containing protein translates to MNIKILIPFLLLLFIIVTNSRAQFVRVINEHNPGTTLNTTIDNSSNSELSSLGFSDASSLVSLTPGKHSIKVTIGGLSRDTLLDVQTNTAYTFHVMPAVGTLNTFILTRELDKYVDKGAGYLQLVHAGQQLGIVDVELEDSRGSLLPYSNMAYVSARLYYLSPAGETIYRVGPNSKPPVYQGLINNIDGNLTTVVLTGKFSDNSFKASYVVDNDIKAQKPMKELVNYLPMPRLRAVNCVSGASKVDVKIDNSNLIFKNIGFKQASNSLKVAPGSKKIAFVLASTPIDIVSINANLVADSVYTIFSMGLMPNSKAVLGSFPKKTGLGLDESWVRFAHAGSDTSALSAQIIETTGNETSVDILNGEITGYVKLRRGNTSFDLSKISGGSVYRTELDLAPQGVYTIVITGSDNSLELSSLIENDTIEQLPMKPLDKIFLSTDLRIVNMVPNSPLSSLVLDNSSSELGLTKFRFSTLKVRTNVGAHQLSVFVNKALATQIPFTLNADSSYLLLFGGKAKVGEFFQSNVARLSSLMPPSSRSMIRCINMNGEKSSLTVTMKDKNANAVNNSSLASGRATKFYETVSGNVFIEISSGGNLVYKAKTPIQPNLLATFIIGGLFDDLDDSQFGVNLLFESDTTAKSPIPLLVKDNIVSVKLENLIEVSFYPNPSNGFAQVKYTLPSNSKINILIYNALGNKVFTSIEESKNLGENSTNVDLQNLQSGSYNLVVLKDGKIFGKEKFLLVK, encoded by the coding sequence ATGAATATAAAAATACTAATTCCGTTTTTACTACTTTTATTTATAATCGTAACTAATTCAAGAGCACAATTTGTAAGAGTTATAAATGAACATAATCCTGGGACTACATTAAACACAACTATTGATAATTCTTCTAATTCAGAATTAAGTAGTCTTGGATTTAGTGATGCTTCATCTTTAGTTTCATTAACTCCTGGGAAACACTCTATAAAAGTTACAATTGGAGGATTGTCAAGAGACACTTTGCTTGATGTTCAAACAAATACAGCATATACTTTTCATGTTATGCCAGCAGTTGGAACACTTAATACTTTTATTTTAACTCGTGAATTAGACAAATATGTTGATAAAGGAGCGGGTTATTTACAATTAGTTCATGCTGGTCAGCAATTAGGAATTGTTGATGTTGAACTTGAAGATTCAAGGGGTTCTTTATTACCTTATTCTAATATGGCTTATGTCTCTGCAAGGCTCTACTATCTTAGTCCTGCTGGAGAGACAATTTACAGAGTAGGACCGAATTCAAAACCACCAGTTTATCAAGGGTTAATTAATAATATTGATGGCAACCTTACAACAGTTGTTTTAACTGGTAAGTTCAGCGATAATAGTTTTAAAGCAAGTTATGTTGTTGATAATGATATTAAAGCTCAAAAGCCAATGAAAGAGTTAGTTAACTATTTACCTATGCCAAGGTTAAGGGCTGTTAATTGTGTTTCTGGAGCTTCAAAAGTTGATGTCAAAATTGACAACTCTAACCTTATTTTTAAAAATATAGGTTTTAAACAAGCTTCTAATTCTTTAAAAGTAGCTCCAGGCTCAAAAAAAATTGCTTTTGTTTTAGCTAGTACACCAATAGACATTGTAAGTATTAATGCAAACTTGGTAGCTGATTCAGTATATACTATTTTTTCTATGGGATTAATGCCAAATTCTAAGGCTGTTCTCGGGTCATTTCCTAAGAAAACAGGATTGGGGTTAGATGAAAGCTGGGTAAGGTTTGCTCATGCTGGCTCAGACACTTCAGCTTTAAGTGCTCAGATTATTGAAACTACTGGGAATGAAACTTCTGTTGATATACTAAATGGAGAAATTACAGGTTATGTAAAACTTAGAAGAGGTAACACTTCATTCGATTTGTCAAAAATATCTGGTGGTTCAGTTTACAGAACTGAGCTAGACTTAGCCCCACAAGGAGTTTACACAATTGTTATTACTGGATCAGATAATTCACTTGAGTTAAGTTCACTTATTGAAAATGATACAATTGAACAATTACCAATGAAACCATTAGATAAGATTTTTTTATCAACAGATTTAAGAATTGTAAATATGGTTCCAAATTCCCCATTATCAAGTTTAGTGTTAGATAATTCTTCAAGTGAATTAGGATTAACAAAATTTAGATTTTCAACTTTAAAAGTTAGGACTAATGTTGGGGCTCACCAACTTTCAGTATTTGTTAACAAAGCACTTGCAACACAAATTCCTTTTACATTAAATGCAGATTCGAGTTACTTACTATTATTTGGTGGTAAAGCTAAAGTAGGAGAGTTTTTTCAAAGTAATGTTGCCAGATTAAGTTCATTGATGCCACCTTCAAGCAGATCTATGATTAGGTGTATTAATATGAACGGTGAAAAATCTTCACTCACTGTTACTATGAAAGATAAAAATGCTAACGCTGTTAACAACTCAAGTTTGGCTTCTGGAAGAGCTACTAAGTTTTATGAAACAGTAAGCGGAAATGTTTTCATAGAAATTTCTAGTGGTGGAAATTTAGTTTATAAAGCTAAAACCCCAATCCAACCAAACTTACTTGCAACATTTATTATTGGTGGACTTTTTGATGATTTAGATGATTCTCAATTTGGAGTTAATCTTCTTTTTGAATCTGATACAACTGCCAAAAGTCCAATACCATTGTTAGTTAAAGATAATATTGTATCTGTAAAGTTAGAAAACTTAATTGAAGTTTCATTCTATCCTAACCCTTCAAATGGGTTTGCACAAGTTAAATATACTCTTCCTTCAAATTCAAAAATTAACATTTTAATCTATAATGCTTTAGGAAATAAAGTATTCACTTCAATTGAAGAAAGTAAAAACTTAGGTGAAAATTCAACTAATGTTGATTTGCAAAATTTACAATCAGGTTCATATAATTTAGTCGTATTGAAAGATGGAAAGATATTCGGAAAAGAAAAATTCCTATTAGTTAAATAA
- a CDS encoding sigma-70 region 4 domain-containing protein — protein MAKNLRQIEKQNRFPKGQLPLNLTEEKYHNIEPQIAFLYKCIAELPEIDRIIISLELEDLKQAEIASIVGLSEANIRVKIHRIKEKLTQKFKDNGQ, from the coding sequence TTGGCAAAAAATTTGCGACAAATTGAAAAACAAAATCGTTTTCCAAAAGGGCAATTACCGTTAAATTTAACAGAAGAAAAGTACCATAACATTGAACCCCAAATTGCCTTTTTATACAAATGTATTGCTGAACTTCCGGAAATTGATCGTATTATTATTTCACTCGAACTAGAGGATTTAAAACAAGCCGAAATAGCAAGTATCGTTGGATTATCAGAAGCTAACATACGAGTGAAAATTCACAGAATAAAAGAAAAATTAACTCAAAAATTTAAAGACAATGGACAATAA
- a CDS encoding VOC family protein yields the protein MSKVSIYLNFMGNTAEAFNFYKSVFNTEFEAPIMYIKDTPPQEGMPPLSEKDLNSVMHVCLPILGGMRIMGTDMLESMGHKLIIGNNTTINLEPSSREEAEKLFALLSDGGSDIEPLSDQFWGALWGCCLDKYGVRWMFNFTEPKQYL from the coding sequence ATGTCAAAAGTATCAATTTACCTCAATTTTATGGGGAACACAGCAGAAGCATTTAACTTCTATAAATCAGTATTTAACACTGAATTTGAAGCACCAATAATGTACATTAAAGACACACCACCACAAGAAGGAATGCCACCATTATCTGAAAAAGATTTGAATAGTGTAATGCATGTTTGCTTACCAATTTTAGGCGGAATGCGAATTATGGGAACTGATATGTTGGAAAGTATGGGACACAAATTAATAATTGGAAACAATACAACTATCAATCTTGAACCAAGTTCGAGAGAAGAAGCCGAAAAGTTATTTGCATTATTATCAGATGGTGGTTCTGACATTGAACCTTTAAGCGACCAATTTTGGGGTGCTTTGTGGGGCTGTTGTTTGGATAAATATGGAGTACGATGGATGTTTAATTTCACAGAACCAAAACAATATTTATGA
- the pnp gene encoding polyribonucleotide nucleotidyltransferase, translating to MKTVQKEIGGKMLTLESGKLAKLADASVMVRYGDTMVLSVVVANDEPKEGIDFLPLQVEYREKYAAAGKFPGGFFRREAKPSDKETLASRLIDRPVRPMFNELWCNDTQIICTVYSFDQENEGDVLAAIGSSCALMLAGLPFNGPITNVRVGYIDNEFVINPTIPQLVNSTLEIIVSGTDTSIVMVEGECKEISEELFVEALEFGHKYIKEINDLQRELVAMFEVTPITVKESRDVSEISKFVNDSFYDKILTEARTSSSKDERKARRKILGEEVKLAVSEKFPINPDDNFDATSVVDTILHDIESSAMREMVLSENKRLDGRSSTDIRSITSEVTLLPRSHGSALFTRGETQSLTTATLGTRLDKQLIDGLEPKHEKRFLLHYNFPKFSTGETGRLGFTSRREIGHGNLAERGLKFVIPDEKIFPYAIRIVSDILESNGSSSMATVCAGSLAMMDAGIPILKPVAGIAMGLIFESEQRVAILSDILGDEDHLGDMDFKVVGTNDGITACQMDIKIQGISLAVMKKALLQAQAGRIHILSKMAETMTEHRDDLSQYAPRLTTMMVPVEMIGAIIGSGGETIRSIVAESGAEVDIQNDGTVVVAAVSGEAAAKAIQMIIAIITPPEEGKTYMGKVTDIKDGMGAIIEFMPKKTGLLHISELDYKRIEKVQDVVNIGDKIEIKLVEIGEGGKFRLSRKALLPKPEGYVEQERRPRPTNDRRDDRRGGGGGDRRGGSGGGYTGGGNSGGYTGGGDRRSGGGGDRKS from the coding sequence ATGAAAACAGTTCAAAAAGAGATTGGAGGTAAGATGCTTACCCTTGAATCTGGCAAGTTAGCAAAGCTAGCAGATGCTTCAGTTATGGTTCGATATGGTGATACAATGGTGCTTTCAGTTGTTGTTGCAAATGATGAACCTAAAGAGGGTATTGATTTTCTTCCATTGCAAGTGGAATACCGTGAAAAATATGCCGCTGCTGGAAAATTCCCAGGCGGATTTTTTAGAAGAGAAGCAAAACCAAGCGATAAAGAAACTTTAGCCTCTAGGCTTATTGACCGTCCAGTTAGACCAATGTTCAATGAGTTATGGTGTAATGATACACAAATAATTTGTACAGTATATTCCTTCGATCAAGAAAATGAAGGTGATGTTCTTGCTGCAATTGGTTCTTCGTGTGCATTAATGTTAGCAGGGCTACCATTTAACGGACCTATTACAAATGTTAGAGTTGGTTATATTGATAATGAGTTTGTAATTAACCCTACAATTCCTCAATTAGTAAATTCAACCTTAGAAATTATTGTTTCAGGTACTGATACTTCAATTGTTATGGTTGAAGGTGAATGTAAAGAAATTAGTGAAGAGCTGTTTGTTGAGGCTCTTGAGTTTGGCCACAAATATATTAAAGAGATTAATGATTTGCAACGCGAGTTGGTTGCAATGTTTGAAGTAACACCAATAACAGTAAAAGAATCAAGAGATGTTTCTGAAATTAGCAAATTTGTGAATGATTCTTTTTACGATAAAATACTTACTGAAGCCCGTACCTCGTCTTCTAAAGATGAACGTAAAGCAAGACGCAAAATTCTAGGAGAAGAAGTTAAGCTTGCTGTTTCAGAAAAATTCCCAATCAATCCTGATGATAATTTTGATGCAACTTCCGTTGTTGATACTATTCTTCATGATATTGAAAGTTCTGCAATGAGAGAAATGGTTTTATCAGAAAATAAAAGGCTTGATGGAAGATCTAGTACTGATATTAGATCAATAACTAGTGAAGTTACTTTGTTACCAAGATCTCATGGTTCAGCATTATTTACTAGAGGTGAAACACAATCTCTAACTACTGCTACTTTAGGAACAAGATTAGATAAACAACTTATTGATGGATTAGAACCAAAACATGAAAAAAGATTTTTACTTCATTATAATTTCCCTAAATTTTCAACTGGAGAAACAGGTAGATTAGGCTTTACCTCTAGGCGTGAAATTGGACATGGAAATTTAGCAGAACGTGGATTAAAATTTGTTATACCAGATGAGAAAATTTTTCCGTATGCTATTAGAATTGTTTCTGACATCTTAGAATCTAATGGCTCTTCTTCTATGGCTACTGTTTGTGCTGGTTCGCTGGCAATGATGGATGCTGGTATTCCTATTTTAAAACCAGTTGCTGGAATTGCAATGGGCTTAATATTTGAAAGTGAACAAAGAGTTGCAATATTATCTGATATTCTTGGTGATGAAGATCATTTAGGTGACATGGATTTTAAAGTTGTAGGAACTAATGATGGAATAACTGCTTGCCAAATGGATATTAAAATTCAAGGTATTTCATTAGCTGTAATGAAAAAAGCTCTTCTTCAAGCTCAAGCTGGTAGGATTCACATATTAAGTAAAATGGCTGAAACAATGACTGAGCATAGAGATGATTTATCTCAATATGCCCCTAGATTAACAACTATGATGGTACCAGTTGAAATGATTGGTGCAATTATTGGTTCTGGTGGTGAAACTATTCGTAGTATTGTTGCTGAAAGTGGTGCAGAAGTCGATATTCAGAATGATGGAACTGTTGTTGTTGCTGCAGTTTCGGGCGAAGCCGCTGCAAAAGCTATCCAAATGATTATTGCTATAATTACGCCTCCTGAAGAAGGCAAAACATATATGGGAAAAGTAACAGATATTAAAGATGGTATGGGAGCTATTATTGAGTTTATGCCTAAGAAAACAGGACTATTACACATTAGTGAACTTGATTACAAAAGAATTGAAAAAGTTCAAGATGTGGTTAATATAGGTGATAAAATTGAAATTAAATTAGTTGAAATTGGTGAAGGTGGAAAGTTTAGACTATCAAGAAAAGCTTTATTACCTAAGCCTGAAGGATATGTTGAACAAGAACGAAGACCAAGACCAACAAATGACAGAAGGGATGATAGACGTGGTGGAGGTGGTGGAGACCGACGTGGAGGAAGCGGCGGCGGATATACTGGGGGTGGAAACAGTGGTGGATATACTGGTGGTGGTGACCGCAGAAGTGGCGGTGGTGGCGACAGAAAAAGTTAA
- the crtI gene encoding phytoene desaturase — translation MKKVIIIGAGIGGMSAALYLRMLGYNVTIIEKNYNVGGKMNKIIEDGFSFDLGPTVITMPFVIENLFKNCNENINDYLNLLPIDPACRYFWSDGLIFDAFHNKIKLNEEISKIFTQDSSSFKNFLNEIKDLYEATKDVFLFNKFEGFKEFFKFKNLKMITKLHKFKMNKTVFKSLKEIFIDQKLIQLFSRFATYNGSSPYKAPATLNVIPHVEFEFGAWYPVGGIYEIAIAIEKLCLKNGVEIKLNENVTELKKTKDIITSVLSDKNEYKCDYLISNVDTLWTYKKLIEPLGIRTPKKYEQAERSCSGFLIVAKVKGNHSNLKHHNVFFSDNYKSEFEDIFDKKLLPKSMTIYVSISSKTDITLAPNNCENWYVLVNAPSYGLDNNDLDSQKKYVELIFERLKTFDVNPEVISYKIIPPSYIEQTYNSLGGAIYGSSSNSIFSAFLRPRSKVPKIKNMFFCGGSSHPGGGVPLVVLSGKIVSEEISLLDLKK, via the coding sequence ATGAAAAAAGTAATAATTATAGGTGCTGGAATTGGTGGTATGAGTGCCGCGTTGTATTTAAGAATGTTAGGATATAATGTAACAATTATTGAAAAAAATTATAATGTTGGGGGTAAAATGAATAAAATTATTGAAGACGGATTTTCATTTGATCTAGGACCGACTGTTATAACAATGCCATTTGTTATTGAGAATTTATTTAAAAACTGCAACGAAAATATAAATGATTATTTAAATTTATTACCAATTGATCCTGCATGTAGATACTTTTGGAGTGATGGTTTGATTTTTGATGCCTTTCATAATAAAATTAAATTGAATGAAGAAATTTCGAAAATATTTACACAGGATTCTAGCTCATTTAAAAATTTTTTAAATGAAATAAAAGATTTATACGAAGCAACAAAAGATGTTTTTTTATTCAACAAGTTTGAGGGTTTTAAAGAGTTTTTTAAATTTAAAAATCTTAAAATGATTACCAAACTTCATAAGTTTAAAATGAATAAAACTGTTTTTAAAAGTTTGAAAGAAATATTTATTGATCAAAAACTCATTCAACTTTTTTCAAGGTTTGCCACATATAATGGTTCATCACCATACAAAGCCCCTGCTACATTAAATGTTATTCCACATGTAGAATTTGAGTTTGGTGCTTGGTACCCAGTTGGGGGTATTTATGAAATTGCAATAGCAATAGAAAAATTATGTTTAAAAAATGGGGTTGAAATAAAGTTAAATGAAAATGTTACTGAATTGAAAAAAACAAAAGATATTATCACAAGTGTATTATCAGATAAAAATGAATATAAGTGTGATTATTTAATTTCTAATGTAGATACATTATGGACATATAAAAAATTGATAGAACCATTAGGAATAAGAACTCCTAAAAAATATGAACAAGCAGAACGCTCATGCTCAGGATTTTTAATTGTTGCAAAAGTAAAAGGGAATCACTCAAATCTTAAACATCATAATGTATTCTTTAGTGATAATTACAAATCTGAATTTGAAGATATATTTGACAAAAAGTTGTTGCCTAAATCAATGACAATTTATGTTTCAATTTCCTCTAAAACTGATATTACTTTAGCTCCTAATAATTGTGAAAATTGGTATGTTTTGGTAAATGCTCCTAGCTATGGGTTAGACAATAATGACTTAGATTCTCAAAAAAAATATGTTGAATTAATTTTTGAAAGATTAAAAACATTTGATGTGAATCCTGAAGTGATAAGTTATAAAATAATCCCACCTAGTTATATTGAACAAACTTATAATAGTTTGGGTGGTGCAATTTATGGTTCGTCTTCCAATTCAATTTTTTCAGCATTTTTAAGACCAAGAAGCAAAGTACCAAAAATTAAAAATATGTTTTTTTGTGGTGGTAGTTCACATCCTGGTGGTGGAGTACCACTAGTTGTTTTATCTGGTAAAATAGTTTCTGAAGAAATATCATTACTTGACTTAAAGAAATAA
- a CDS encoding VOC family protein — translation MAQINPYIHFNGNAEEAFTFYKSVFGGEFAMLSRFKDMAFEGSPSNEIEAEKIMHIALPIGKHNVLMGSDTPESMGKHNENENRTKISISAESKEEADKLFNGLSAGGQIEMPIADSPWGSYFGMFRDKFGFEWMVDFDPKYKGQTGM, via the coding sequence ATGGCACAAATAAATCCTTACATTCATTTTAACGGAAATGCAGAAGAAGCATTTACATTTTACAAATCAGTTTTTGGCGGAGAATTCGCAATGTTAAGTCGTTTTAAAGATATGGCTTTTGAAGGAAGTCCAAGCAATGAAATAGAAGCAGAAAAAATAATGCACATTGCACTGCCTATTGGAAAACATAATGTGCTGATGGGTAGCGACACACCCGAAAGTATGGGAAAGCACAACGAAAATGAGAACAGAACTAAAATTTCTATAAGTGCAGAAAGCAAGGAAGAAGCAGACAAATTATTTAACGGACTTTCAGCAGGTGGACAAATAGAAATGCCAATTGCAGACAGTCCTTGGGGTTCATATTTTGGAATGTTTAGAGACAAATTTGGTTTTGAATGGATGGTGGACTTTGACCCAAAATACAAAGGGCAAACAGGAATGTAA
- the rpsO gene encoding 30S ribosomal protein S15, with product MVTKERKAELTAKYGAGALDTGKTEVQIAILTERINVLQPHLKINKKDKHSLRGLMLMVGKRRSLLDYLSKIDIMRYRSIIAELGIRK from the coding sequence ATGGTTACTAAAGAACGAAAAGCTGAATTGACAGCTAAATATGGTGCTGGAGCACTTGATACAGGAAAAACTGAAGTGCAAATTGCAATTCTTACTGAAAGAATTAACGTTTTACAACCACATCTTAAAATTAATAAAAAGGACAAACATTCACTTCGTGGTTTGATGCTTATGGTGGGTAAAAGGCGTTCACTTCTTGATTACCTAAGCAAGATTGATATTATGCGTTATCGTTCTATTATTGCTGAACTTGGAATAAGAAAATAA
- a CDS encoding VOC family protein: MTRQIYTCLWFDGNAKEGADFYCSVFKNSKINSENPFVVKFEINGTEFMALNGGPQYKFSPATSHVIECETQKEIDHYWESLGKDGKYSQCGWLDDKFGVSWQIVPTILGELMSDPEKSERVVQAFMKMTKFDIETLINA; this comes from the coding sequence ATGACACGACAAATATATACCTGCCTTTGGTTTGATGGCAACGCAAAAGAAGGAGCAGATTTTTATTGTTCCGTTTTCAAAAACTCAAAAATTAATTCTGAAAATCCATTTGTAGTAAAATTTGAAATAAATGGAACAGAATTTATGGCGTTGAATGGTGGACCACAATATAAATTTTCCCCTGCTACTTCACACGTTATTGAGTGTGAAACTCAAAAAGAAATTGACCATTATTGGGAAAGTTTAGGCAAAGACGGAAAATATAGTCAATGTGGTTGGCTTGATGATAAGTTTGGTGTTTCTTGGCAAATTGTCCCAACTATTTTAGGAGAATTAATGTCTGACCCTGAAAAATCTGAACGAGTAGTTCAAGCCTTTATGAAAATGACAAAATTTGACATTGAAACTTTAATTAACGCTTAA
- a CDS encoding bifunctional riboflavin kinase/FAD synthetase has translation MKTIDQISFDKNSVITIGTFDGVHLGHKLIIEELLKKASEHAARSVVVTFYPHPQDVLRTKGDSVKLLTSQDEKEIYLNSFGVDEIVIIDFDSETANTPWQDFCDLLRNQIGVSHIVFGHDHAFGKNRKGNIENIKEYGKINNFTVSEVPPLSINNETVSSTKIRNYLNNNEIIKANILLGYNYSIIGLVTKGDGRGRKLGFPTANIKPLDEKKLLPSNGVYAVNIWVNGVAYRAMMNIGVRPTFTNGIEKTIEANIFNFDKEIYSSVIKVEFLKFVRLEQKFTSSEEFLIQLAKDQVACLGA, from the coding sequence TTGAAAACAATAGATCAAATATCATTCGATAAAAATAGTGTAATTACTATTGGTACTTTTGATGGAGTTCATTTAGGGCATAAATTAATAATTGAAGAATTATTAAAAAAAGCTTCTGAACATGCTGCAAGATCAGTAGTTGTAACATTTTATCCCCATCCTCAAGATGTTCTCAGAACCAAAGGCGATTCAGTAAAGTTATTAACCTCACAAGATGAAAAGGAAATTTATTTAAATAGTTTTGGAGTAGATGAAATTGTCATCATAGATTTTGATTCTGAAACTGCAAATACGCCTTGGCAGGATTTCTGTGATTTATTGAGAAATCAAATAGGTGTATCTCATATTGTTTTTGGTCATGATCATGCATTTGGTAAAAACAGAAAAGGGAATATTGAGAACATTAAAGAATATGGAAAGATTAACAATTTCACAGTATCGGAAGTACCCCCACTTTCTATAAATAACGAAACTGTTAGCTCAACTAAAATTAGAAATTATTTAAATAATAATGAGATTATTAAAGCAAATATTCTTTTAGGTTATAATTATTCAATTATAGGTTTAGTAACAAAGGGGGATGGTAGAGGTAGGAAACTAGGGTTTCCTACAGCCAATATTAAGCCTTTGGATGAAAAAAAATTATTGCCAAGTAATGGCGTATATGCTGTAAATATATGGGTTAATGGGGTTGCTTATAGAGCAATGATGAACATTGGTGTTAGGCCAACATTTACTAATGGAATAGAAAAAACTATTGAGGCAAATATCTTTAATTTTGATAAAGAAATATATTCTAGTGTTATTAAGGTAGAATTCCTTAAGTTTGTGCGCTTAGAGCAGAAGTTCACCTCAAGTGAAGAATTTTTGATCCAATTAGCAAAGGATCAGGTTGCATGTTTGGGGGCTTAG
- a CDS encoding MepB family protein, with protein MKQNLESAEYRACSFELNGNTIQFHISKITPTKTGQFVTIWKRNKEGITEPFDILDDIDFVIITSKSGDNLGQFIFPKSVLADKGIITRNGKEGKRGIRVYPPWDIVTSKQAEKTQSWQTKYF; from the coding sequence TTGAAACAGAATTTGGAAAGTGCAGAGTATAGAGCTTGTTCGTTTGAACTTAACGGAAATACAATTCAATTTCATATATCTAAAATTACACCAACAAAAACGGGACAGTTTGTAACAATTTGGAAAAGAAACAAAGAAGGAATAACTGAACCATTTGACATTTTAGACGACATAGATTTTGTAATAATCACGTCAAAAAGTGGCGATAACTTAGGACAATTTATTTTTCCAAAATCTGTGCTGGCAGACAAAGGAATAATAACAAGAAACGGCAAAGAAGGGAAACGTGGAATTAGAGTTTATCCACCTTGGGATATTGTGACAAGTAAGCAAGCGGAGAAAACTCAAAGTTGGCAGACAAAATATTTTTGA